The genomic interval TGTAGACTGTCCCTTACAGAGGAGGATTTCTGTTGCCCCATCTGCTGTGATATCTTCAGGGATCCCATTCTTCTACCCTGCTCTCACAGCATCTGTAACGGCTGTGTGAAAACCTTCTGGAATCGGCGAGGAAGTCAAGAGTGTCCCATCTGCAGAAGGGTGTCCTCCAACCCTAACCCACCCATAAACATCGTGCTGAGAAACATGTGTGATCTAATGAGAGAAACAACAACTGAGGAGCCTCCTGTAGAGACGGTGGAGGTCTGTAGTCTTCATGGAGAACCTCTTACTTTCTTCTGCACTGAAGATCAAGAACTAGTTTGTGGGAAATGCAGAAATGCCAAATCGCATAAGAACCACTGCATCCGTTCAACAGAGGACGCGTCACAGGAACTCAGGGTAAGAACTCAGAGTGTCAGATAGTATGGAAACAGTTTTTAACAACAGTCAATTGCTTGGTTGAAATAACTTGTAGACTCTAGTCAGATTTCACTGATTGTTTGTGTCAGATTTAATGGACCAGAAATGGGTAAGATATGAAAGCTGTCTTGTCAAACAGGTCTTATCACACTAATGGCCCTTATATGACACTCATTCTCAgactcacaaaaacaaaacatccgTGGGAACTTTGCTGATAAGTCAAAATCATCAGTCATACCACTGACACATCAGTGCATCACAGGCTGAAGtgagcacaaaaataaataaacaaatgtgtgtgctgtatagaaatatttgtaatattacaaaagcacagaacaaaattactaaaactgaacacaaaagttaatttgaaatagtaatattatatatggtaatagtatataaataataaaaaaaataacatacgaTATAAAAAATATCCCTACCCTGAAAGAGCTTAGTTTAACCTAGTAAAAATTACAATGTGCCCCAAATTAATTTGTCTCttctttttctaacattttttaGCAAGCGCTCCGGCTGAAACTAAAGGCCTTTCTGGAGAAACTCAGAGTCTACGAACAAATTAAACAGTCCTGGGATGAAACAGCAGAGTATATTAAAGTGAGTACCGGGAGCatatttcaacattaaaacaGTTGAACTATTGTATGGATTTTGCAGCCTGAATTTGCTGATATTTTGTGCTTAGAATCAGAGCAAACAAACCGAGACTCACATTAAGGAGGCGTTTGACAAGCTGCACCAGTTTCTAGAAACTGAAGAGGCAGCCAGGACGACTGCGCTGAAGAAAGAAGAGGAGCAGAAGAGTGAGATAATTAAGAAGAAGACTGAGGAGATTCGATCAGGGATGTTATCTATCTCACACATTATTGAGTCCATCGAAGAACAGCTGAGAAGGAATGACTTCACATTTCTTGTGGTAAGAATCCACgagtttcttgagcagaaaatctgaatattataatgatttctgaagcatcacgtGACTTGattaccttttaaaatgtataaaatttgtaGATTTTCTAAACGCATAATATCGCTTCATCTTTGTTTTTATCTACATTATTTCTAGAACTACAAGGCTACAACTGAAAGGTAAGATTCTCACCCCCACCCCCGAAACCCAACCCCCCACTCCCCCCACCCAAACTTCTGGTGAAACCAAACTCATATCAGTATTGACTATTCAAATTTGTTTCAGAACAAAGTGTACACTGCAGGATCAGACCGGACCTTCAGGAATGCTCATCAATGTAGCAAAGCATGTGGGTAACGTAACCTTTGAAGTATCCAAGAAACTACAAGCCAGCATTCGATACAGTGAGTACTGAGTAGATAACATAATCATCTGTACTATTAGCCATTCACACAGAGATGCAGaacgtgtttttgttttgaaaaactgCAGATGCAGAATCagaatgtgagatataaactctgaattatgagaaaaaattGAGCACTGAAAGACATAAACTTGACCGTTAGTTACTCATTCTCACGCCACAAATCAtgttctcaaaataaaaataaaaaaagtcaaaattacctttttttattttatttattttgtattaatggCCAAAAATAACTGTGAGATGTACTTTTAGAATTCAGagtgaaaaagtcagaattgtgagatataaatgatATAATCTTGCAAGTCGgaaaagaaaaagtcagaattgcaaaatgaACTAAATTTTAAGATATACAATAAAGAATTCAGAGGGtaaattgaaaaacaaagaaactgtGAGACGTAAACAATTCTGAGAAGGAAAATTCAGAAAATGTGACTGTTGACATTTTTTCACAGAATTGGGATTTTTTTCTGAGATTGTATCTCAGAATGTCAATTAAGGAAACAAAGAAAACTGGAGGTCAGAGTAGATGCaaataaaaagtcgcaattatcttttcttttttttattccatgctgAAAATGGGATTCCATAGTTCTAAAAATGTGCTTAAAGTATTAAAGATTAAAGAATCATTAAATGTGTCGTGACTTTGCAGTTTACCCCAATTCCACTGCCAGCGTCTCACATTTCACAAAGCAAAATGCATTGTGTGTGAATGTCTTAAAAGTGATTATAcatctctatctctttctctccagccccAGTAACCTTTGACCCCAACACCGCCCATCCTTATCTGGTCGTGTCGGATGATCTGACCAGTATAACTTACTCTGATGAGCACTTCCCACAGCTTCCAGCAAACCCAGAGAGATTCGACGGCTACACAAGCATTCTAGCTTCTGAGGGTTTTAACTCGGGGACTCACTGCTGGGACATTGAGGTGGGCGACAGCACAGCTTGGGCCGTGGGAGTGATCACAGAATCTGCATACAAACACAGACTGACCCCCTCCAAAACAGGCTTGTGGTATGTGGGCTTCTGCAACGGGAAATATGGGAAGGGCTATTCTCCACAGATCCTCACCCTTCTACGGGTCAATCAGAGAATTCAGAGGATCAGGGTCCAACTGGACTGGGACAAGGGCAAAGTCACATTCACTGACTCAGGTCGCAATATCGGCCTGCATGTGTTTAAACACACGTTCACTGAGAGAGTGTTCCCTTACTTTTATAGTCACTGTATGCAACAGCCAATGAGGATCATGCCAATAGAGACAACTGTGGAAGCACACATTTAGGGGCAAAACTACTTTTAAACTGGTGAAGTTAAGCTGATAGGTTAACTGTGAATACAGTATCGATAATACAGCAATATAAAATCATCCTATGGAGACAATATCAAGAACAGTTCTGCAATTAAAGGTTACCATTTGACTGCAAATGTTCAATCCACCTACACTACTCCAAAACACAACAATGATtctgctttattatttttttttgtaaagaatgcTTAAAGATTTACCTAATATTCTTTGAAGTAAGACTGCATATGTTTTTCAgagaaagtgtattttattaagaaagactcaataaatgtattatagcatgaagaaaaaaaagttttgtaaaaagACTAAAAATAGAATGTAATAATGAACTACTGCACTGTCCATGTAAATATTGTTCCTGCTTTTGTCTGCTTTGCATTGAGCAAAGCTTACATTTTCAGTTgactgaagaaaataaaagttacaaCAATAAAGTATTTTGATTCAAAGATTTACTTTCTTTCTTGATTAACACAGTAATCATCAGTGCCGTTCGTCAACATCATGCCATTCCAAAACTTTGTGAGCAGACAtgcaaaaattcagctttgccaatcACAGAAAGAAATCATATTctagaatatatttaaacagaaaacagttattgtaattatattttcacAGTATCACCGTTTTTcccatatttttgatcaaataaatgcagccttggtgaacatgagAGAATTTAGATATTATTGTATAACTAGTTTGTTTTtgggtttttttggggggggggtaacCTTGTTTTTTTACTTGGACTGCCATTATGAAAGAACATGGACTCGACAAGGTGCAGTCAGACCAAGAACTAGTAGATTGTGTCTCTGATGTGTTAAAATGCTAGTCTAGGTAGActtggttcacttagttttggAATGGAGCTTATTTCTCATGTTGTGGCAGCAGCACAAATATGCATCTTGGAGCCTTTTTAACTGAAACACCATTAATTCAAGTTATGTTTTAGCAATATTAAGACCTGATATGAGAGACCGTAACTTGCTTAACAGAATTCACAAGGACAGAACAGACCCATTTAATCAGCCCCATCCACAATTATGGGAGCGATGTACTCGGAGTGACGAATTCCAAAGGAATAGCTGGGAGCTTTGGTTCCTGTGAAAGTAACCTGTGGAGAGAGACAAAGGGAATCATTTTAGTGGACTAATTCTCATTCATTTAATCGTAGTTTCAGTAGACAGCACTGCAAAGCTAGAAACTAgagttcagaagtttggggtcagtgggGTTTTTTCTTTTGTCCCAATTGGATGTTTACTCTTTGGCATCTTCTTGAACCATTGAATTGGCTGCTTGTTTTTAACTGCAACCAAAAGCAGCTGTGGCTAAATAGAACTGCTGGATTCAACAGGCATGAAGATGCTAGTGAAAAACATAAGAACCAGGGATACAAGTAATGAGAAAACTAGTGCTAAACAATTAAATATGCTTAAACTCTATCATGTGTCTGACTGCTGCTGATTGAGCAgaaattcagtgtgtgtgtcataCATATAAAACATGGATGTCAGTGCTGGTggtcttgaattttaaatgtaCAGACCTTTTCTGGATGGTGGGCTCCAGGTCCAGGTTTCTTGGTAAAGTCTCCAGGTGTGAAGTTGCGTCCAGTGATGCTGTACTCAGGGGACTTGTGTTTGTACACACATGAATCCACCACTTGGTAGGTCCCTGGGCCTGGAGTCTGAGAAAACGAATGTCACCATCTTTGCAATGTACATACAAAGAGGTAATTACTGTAATATTATGTGTCCACACCTTCCGTAGATCTTCATGGAAGCTGCCGATAACACTACGACTGCAGAAGGAGACGTTTGGGGCGGATGCTTTATTCACAACTCTTGGCCCCAATACTGGGGGAAGCATGTATGCAGCTGGACCTGGAGACAAGATAATGCATGAAAGGAAATGGACCTGCTCCAGTAGTGTTGTTGTGTGGATCTGTGGGAATCTACCTGGTGTTTGATCATTACGGAACAGTTTAGTCCTTGCAGACAGAGAGAACGCAGGAGCCAAGTAATAAGTGGTCTTTGTTGCATTTTCAGGGGAGTAACTTCCTGAAAGAATTACAAAAGCCAGCTTAACTTTACTCTGTTCTACCATGTACTACATTACAGCACAGCTACTTGTGTTTATGTTGTTTAAAAGACCTGGGCCAGGAGTCTGGAAGGGCTTAATATCCTTGGGTCGGCCATAGACAGAGTATGCAGGGGTTCCATCCCGACCCACCCTGGTGATGTTGGAGGGAACGAGGTAACTGGGACCTGGGGAAGAGTTGGTCTGTAAGCCACGATGACGTGTGCCGAAGCTAAATGCTGGGCCTTTCTGCATCCGCGGGTCATGGTTGTTTATTCCTGTGTAGGGCACAGAATTGCCTCAAAATCACAGCAAGGCAATaatttttcacttaaaaaattacattttgaaaaagttACAGGTCCTCCAAATTGGAACTTTGTCTTTTCTCTTACAGGTCTTTCCAGATTGCACAAGGAATCCAAGCAAGGAGAATATCACACAAGTAAGTAGTGATTAGCAGTCCTAGTCACTGATGAGACCAGACATGGCCCGTGTGTAGGTGATAGCCAAGGAGGATTGTGGGAGATGTAGTGTGCAGAGGTGATAGGTAAGGTGACTGGTGATCCTGACTCtggttgtttttattgtaaacttTGTATGCATGTACCCACTAAATATTTTGTGGACAATTTTGTTCCCAGAAGTGATCTAAACCTTCTTTTTGGAGACGCAATTATTTgtaacagtataaaaaataagtacaagaATGTTTTAGAAACTgtgaaaaaatgtcaaatgttttctCATAGGGTGTGGATTAggttattgcatttattaatagctgtatataaaaacattagAATCTATGCAGTGTacccatttgtgtgtgtgtgtctacctGTTAAGCTACAGTATACTTAGGGCCAAATATCCTCGTTTCTATAGTAATATAAATGTCAAACAACAAGTGGTGACATTTTAAATGGTTTCACTAGACTCACAAAGCagtcaaataatgtttatatttttaaatctgcTGATTTGCAAAAGTTTCTGTGAGGGTTAACGTTATGGGTACGGATCTGGTCAGGTTAGGCTATATATCATTAACCTGATATTAAAATTGGAAGTCTAAAAGATGTCTTCATTAATATAGTGaatccaatgtgtgtgtgtgtttgtgtgtgtgtaccagtTGCCCCTGGCAGAGCATATGTTGGCCCTGGACTGTTATACATTGCAGCGATGGGGCCCCTTGGTCTGTGTGGCCTCCAAGGACCCACCCATACTTCCACAGGTGACATGATATCTGTtggaaaaaaacttaattattattatttacagaattACTAAATCTGCttgttaaatagtaataataaaaacttaaaaagtgttaaaataatagCACGTGAATATCAGCATTTTAGCCTTTAACTTGACCACATTTACAAATAAGTAGTAAGGTAGTTTTCTGGAAGTGGTGACACATACGAACAGGTTACCATGACACTTTTTTGTTAGTGTAGGCAGCTGCAAAACACTTAATTTGCATTTAGCCTCATTTAATTTgaactgtattttaataaaattatcatACAGATACGTAACTGTTGAGAGACATGTTTTCTGTAGCATAAAGCATAAATATAAACACCAAACGAAGGAAGCAACTTACcttaaatgcaagatattaaaAAGTGCGTGAATTTAATAGACTGCCGAGTGAGTTTGAAATAAATGCTCGTTTTAAACCTACCTGATGTAATATTATCTCTTAGAATGTTTTCAGTGCGTTGATGATTTTTAGATGCGAAACGATAAAAATGTACACTTAGATAACTGAAAACGACAAAATTACGATCCAGACGTACAATATCTGCACAAAACTATATTATTGacaaataaaagtacaattaaGCAAAAATGTAGCTCGTGAAGAGCTCTTATCAAACTCTCAGCTGCTGCGACTGTGTTTGATTGTTTATAATTGTTTCTTTTGAATCTCTATGACGCCGTCGCCCGGGAGATTCTTTGATGTCCTTTTGAGTGACATTCCAGCGGCTCTGCATGCAAATCCAGCGTAATCCGTGCAGTACTGTTAATTATTTGACAAATTAAGGTATAACTAAATTCAAAAAGTGAGATATTTCAAATGCTAGTTtaatacacatactgtattagGTTCCTCTGTCCTAAAACCAGATTACACTACTTTAAAACACTTATAAAACATATTCAACAGTTTCAAAGTAACAACAATTAGCCTATATACTAAAAAAGTATCTAAAGTAAATCAACCAACACTTAAttagtgaatgaataaataaataaataaacattaaaaattagaTTTCTAAGAAATCACAATATATTAAGTTTAGAAAAGGGAAAGAATATTTTCTTGAATagtttatactatatatatttatctttttgcCATTAGATTTTTGTATTATGTCTTAGTTTTGTAAAATGTTGTTTGGAAAAATGTATGGAAAACCAATGATgaatttcaaaatatcttaagtaGGCCTATATATTATTTGATGTGACGCTTccaaagaaaattaataaataaacatttcacaaaaatatgttttaattgaaACCGCAGTCCTCTTTAGCAAAAATGACTAGAACAATTAATTTGGCAGATTCTCCTTGGTTTGAGATTTTGTTAACTAATGCAAAAACTTTCAGACAGTTTTACATGTGATATAATAAGCGTTTAAATGTTTAGAAAGAGTACTGtacacattaaaatacaaatcaataaCTCAATCAGTCATTCAGATATACCATCAAACAATGGTTCTTTCTACAGAAATCTTTATTGGTTTCATTAGCTGAACCACTACTCCTAGCACTTTGGTGGTTTTGTAGTATTTGGGTAGTGGTTGTGTAGGTACTGCTCTCTCATTGTAGCTCTGAGGACCCGTGACAAGATGTTGTTTCTCTCTATTTCCTCTGGAGGGCGCTGTTGTAATACAAAATCATGCAAAAGTGACTTTAAAATacttctgttatttatttttttttacaatctcttTATTTGGGAAAATtagcacatgcacaaacacacttacTCTTGTTAAAGCTCGAATGAGTCTCTGTAGTATAGCATGTTCAAACTGAGGACACTGAACCGCCACATGACCCACACAGTCCAGCAAACAGCAGATGGTGTGCCGCTGATACTAAAACAACACCGAATTATAACCACATGAAGCTGTCAATTGATGTACAAGTTGTAAATACTGGAATAtggaaaaactatttaaattcttCTACTTCTTCGATTCTTCAAAAtgcaatttctttgtaattaataatattagttattaatatttagctatttattaattatatattttttgtcaaatttactaacaagtatgagtgaaaattgttttttcagtgtataaGATGTGAAATATGTCTTGCacaaaaaaaagtgcaacagAAATGTAAGCCATTTCTTGTGGTTTTATgcttacaaaaatgtattcacaAATTGTATATAATAGAGTTTAACATCAAACCATGTTTTGTAGTGTGTTCTGTCACGAGTTGAGACTTTTTTCACCTTTTGCAGTGAAATAAGGGGGTTTTGCACAGGCCAGGTTGAGGTCAGCCTCTCTATGTCTTCTTTATTCAGAACAGGATCCTGTTATGATAAAGTGCAACAGCTAAAATACTGCATACAAAACAATGACCAAAACGTAAAACTTCTTAAAAGTTTAGTTTTAAACAGTTCTTAAGCATATTATGTTGTGTTTTTCTAAATCTAGTACTTGCATCATATTGTGTCGTAACTACAATGGTGACCACTGACCTTTAGTTTTTCCAGCCAGATCCATAACAGTGTGCTCAGAACATCTGGATCTGTTTCCATGACAAGTGTAGCCCAGCCACATTCACTCAAGTTGAGCTCTTCCTGAGGAGCATTAAAACAGGGTAAAGAAAGTGAAAgttacgtgacattcagccaagtatggtgacccatacttggaattcatgctctgcatttaacccatccaaagtgcacacacacagcagtgaacacacacacacacacacacacacacacacccggagcagtgggcagccatttatgctgcggcccccggggagcagttgggggttcagtgtcttttCTCAAGGacatctcagtcgtggtattgccagcccaagactcgaacccaaaACCTTAGGGTTAGGCATCAAACTCTCTAATCACCAAGCCACGACTTCTCCACTAAAGTCTCTTACATTAACACAGCATTCACTGAATGAACTGGCTGAATATGGGATAAAACAAAATGATATTATATCAATTATGAATTCCTTTTGGTTACttagaaagaaaaacatttttcaaatatgtaaaaaaatgttttgaataattaaaattagAATACAGAATACAACAAACAAACTTCTAACAAAACAATGATGGTAAAGTCATACAGACAGAATAAGGACACTGCtagataaatattattaaatgtaaaagctAATATGGTTATCTGAGCAATtttaaagcaacaaaaaataaattaataaataaaaatgaaaaaaagaaagaaagaaaaaaaatacagattatataccatgatttttaaaaatgtttttaagcattgtTCTGTGTAGACCATTATGCAGTCATATGACCAATGAAGTGAACCTTGAAACTCTTTTTCAGTCCTGAAACTAACAAGGGTGTGGATCCATGAACATATTCTACTTGTCAAAATCAAGTCAAACATGCTTTACCTGCAAAACCGCTGCTTTTCTCAATACAGTGTCTAGTGGAAGGCGCTGTTGTGCCATTGCTTCAGCGACGGCTCTTGATAAAGACGATTGAACTGATGTGTGATAATCCAGCCgcagcttaaaataaaatatcaacaaCATTTGCACGGACAAGAagtaatttaatacaaaataaaagttcccAAACCCCTTCAGGCAGTGATAATGGTGGATATTTTATTTGATCTCACACTGACCTCGATGTTTGAGCTGTACTTTAGGTAAGCTTGAGGTTTCTTGGTTGtgcattttgtctttttattcacAGTCTCATGTTGTGTGTGAGGAGTTGATTTTGGATTAGGAATGCTGGTCTCATTGCACTGGTCTGCCATTGGGGTGTGAGGAATCTTTTGGGATTCTGTTGGGATTCTCTGATCTTTTAATGGACCGATTTCTCCATTGCTTAATTTATGGTGTCCACCAGATTTAGGAGAGTAGCGTGAGAACATAAAATCCTGGGAGGAACAAAAggatttcatatataaatatatattatattttatagcaGTTTTTCTGAAAACTGATTGGTTCTCACCTCAGTGATAGTGATCTTGCTGAGATCTGAGTCGCTGTAGCTTCGCTTGTTTAGAAGgacgtctctctttctctccaagAAGCCAAATGGCTCGTCCCAGGACTCGCAGGAGTACGCTCTGCACGAGCCTCTCCTTTCCTTCAGAGCAGGCAGGTTTCTCTTCAGAAGTGTCACCTTCACTGCCTTCTTCAGAGTCAATATTTTCAGCCTCTTCTCCAGTTCTCTCTGGACCTCTGGAGGACTGGGAGCCCCCTGGGTGAGAGCGATCAGCATGCTGCAGAGGACGTGCAGGATCTTGGGCGTGTGTTTGAGGGTTCGGGCCTCGTCCCCGTGCAGCAGAAGTGCCTGACGAAGGAGATACTGCCGGAGACTGAAGGAGGAACCGTGACGCATGTTCAGACATGGGTATTGGGCCAGCTGAGGGCCCACCAGCCGGGCAAAATCAAACACCAGATTGATCTGGGATCGCGTCTGGATTGAGCGAGGCCTTTTGATCCGAACATAGTGGACAGCTTCACTAGCGCTGATTCGACAGGTGTAGACCAGATAACATGCGATAAGAACACCTGCAAAGCAGGGCAGATATTAAGCACTACATTCAAATAGAATATCACTAAATTTAGACTTAAAGTAATAATGCATGAGTTGCAACTTGCCAGTCCTTCCCAGTCCAGCATGGCAATGAACAGCCACCTTTCCTTCCTGAACAGAGAAGGCCAAGACCTTCACGGCA from Carassius auratus strain Wakin unplaced genomic scaffold, ASM336829v1 scaf_tig00217246, whole genome shotgun sequence carries:
- the LOC113100327 gene encoding tripartite motif-containing protein 35-like, translated to MACRLSLTEEDFCCPICCDIFRDPILLPCSHSICNGCVKTFWNRRGSQECPICRRVSSNPNPPINIVLRNMCDLMRETTTEEPPVETVEVCSLHGEPLTFFCTEDQELVCGKCRNAKSHKNHCIRSTEDASQELRQALRLKLKAFLEKLRVYEQIKQSWDETAEYIKNQSKQTETHIKEAFDKLHQFLETEEAARTTALKKEEEQKSEIIKKKTEEIRSGMLSISHIIESIEEQLRRNDFTFLVNYKATTERTKCTLQDQTGPSGMLINVAKHVGNVTFEVSKKLQASIRYTPVTFDPNTAHPYLVVSDDLTSITYSDEHFPQLPANPERFDGYTSILASEGFNSGTHCWDIEVGDSTAWAVGVITESAYKHRLTPSKTGLWYVGFCNGKYGKGYSPQILTLLRVNQRIQRIRVQLDWDKGKVTFTDSGRNIGLHVFKHTFTERVFPYFYSHCMQQPMRIMPIETTVEAHI
- the LOC113100328 gene encoding outer dense fiber protein 3-B-like, translated to MSPVEVWVGPWRPHRPRGPIAAMYNSPGPTYALPGATGINNHDPRMQKGPAFSFGTRHRGLQTNSSPGPSYLVPSNITRVGRDGTPAYSVYGRPKDIKPFQTPGPGSYSPENATKTTYYLAPAFSLSARTKLFRNDQTPGPAAYMLPPVLGPRVVNKASAPNVSFCSRSVIGSFHEDLRKTPGPGTYQVVDSCVYKHKSPEYSITGRNFTPGDFTKKPGPGAHHPEKVTFTGTKAPSYSFGIRHSEYIAPIIVDGAD
- the LOC113100332 gene encoding protein tyrosine phosphatase domain-containing protein 1-like, with product MTPQVPVPRPSYSQARESLVKAIPSKIICLFACGGRDCQYEGPACWSTSQQAIKGVFSSWVTDDIIALARPSTYLIKRYCIIDQFKQLNIKSIINMQLPGEHAHCGPPLDPGSGFTYSPQIFMDSQIYFYNFGMSDFGVSSLEGMLDAVKVLAFSVQEGKVAVHCHAGLGRTGVLIACYLVYTCRISASEAVHYVRIKRPRSIQTRSQINLVFDFARLVGPQLAQYPCLNMRHGSSFSLRQYLLRQALLLHGDEARTLKHTPKILHVLCSMLIALTQGAPSPPEVQRELEKRLKILTLKKAVKVTLLKRNLPALKERRGSCRAYSCESWDEPFGFLERKRDVLLNKRSYSDSDLSKITITEDFMFSRYSPKSGGHHKLSNGEIGPLKDQRIPTESQKIPHTPMADQCNETSIPNPKSTPHTQHETVNKKTKCTTKKPQAYLKYSSNIELRLDYHTSVQSSLSRAVAEAMAQQRLPLDTVLRKAAVLQEELNLSECGWATLVMETDPDVLSTLLWIWLEKLKDPVLNKEDIERLTSTWPVQNPLISLQKYQRHTICCLLDCVGHVAVQCPQFEHAILQRLIRALTRRPPEEIERNNILSRVLRATMREQYLHNHYPNTTKPPKC